The Opitutaceae bacterium genome has a window encoding:
- a CDS encoding DUF1343 domain-containing protein has protein sequence MTPSLFLDNRRLTVICLHLLVCLSAVSASGSARLATTPTRPIQPVTAPQPGGVLLGIDVLEQQQFAILKGKRVGLLTHPAGRNRFGMSTIDIIRRDPGNNLVALFGPEHGIYGNEKADQPIDDQIDPKTNLPVYSLYGRYRKPSPEMLSRIDALVIDLQDLGVRSYTYISCMRYAIEACFENGVEVIVLDRPNPLGGWKVNGPPMDKEWLSYVGAFQIPYVHGLTIGELARISASVPGVLNIAEADRTRGRITVVPMRGWSRSMTWPDTGLVWTPTSPNIPTYEAVVGYAMTGLGAQLGGFRHGVGGNYPFRILTFRDQPIEVVEKALRQRQIPGIRFTRRAFTNTQGQQGLGLYVEVVDATIWRPTELSFWMMQIACELNPPNPFRQATSSQANLFNKHVGSTAWWESLIASGAAVDVTGFVTAWEAAARSFQEKSRAFWLYR, from the coding sequence GTGACCCCCTCCCTTTTCCTGGACAATCGCCGACTGACAGTCATCTGCCTTCACCTGCTGGTCTGTCTCTCGGCCGTTTCCGCCTCCGGCTCTGCGCGTCTCGCCACCACGCCGACTCGGCCCATCCAACCCGTGACCGCACCGCAGCCCGGCGGAGTCCTACTGGGCATCGACGTCCTCGAGCAGCAACAGTTCGCAATCCTGAAGGGCAAAAGGGTCGGACTCCTCACCCACCCTGCGGGAAGAAACCGTTTCGGGATGAGCACGATTGATATCATCCGTCGGGATCCGGGTAACAATCTGGTGGCCCTCTTCGGGCCCGAGCACGGAATCTACGGCAACGAAAAGGCCGATCAGCCGATCGACGACCAGATCGACCCGAAGACCAACCTGCCGGTCTATTCGCTCTACGGACGCTACCGGAAGCCGTCTCCGGAGATGCTTTCCCGGATCGATGCCCTCGTCATCGACCTTCAGGATCTGGGGGTCCGGTCCTACACCTATATCAGTTGCATGCGTTATGCCATCGAGGCCTGTTTCGAGAACGGGGTCGAAGTGATTGTGCTCGACCGGCCAAACCCGCTCGGCGGCTGGAAGGTTAATGGTCCGCCCATGGACAAGGAGTGGCTGAGCTACGTCGGTGCCTTCCAGATACCCTACGTACATGGGCTGACGATCGGAGAGCTCGCCCGCATCTCCGCCAGTGTTCCCGGCGTGCTCAACATCGCCGAGGCCGACCGGACAAGGGGGCGGATCACGGTGGTCCCGATGCGCGGGTGGAGCCGGAGCATGACCTGGCCGGACACCGGATTGGTCTGGACGCCAACCTCGCCCAATATTCCAACCTACGAGGCGGTGGTCGGCTATGCCATGACAGGACTGGGCGCCCAGCTCGGTGGTTTCCGTCACGGAGTCGGTGGCAATTATCCTTTCCGCATCCTCACCTTCCGCGATCAACCGATCGAGGTGGTGGAGAAGGCTCTCCGGCAACGCCAGATCCCGGGCATCCGCTTTACCCGAAGGGCCTTCACCAACACCCAGGGACAGCAGGGGCTGGGACTCTACGTGGAGGTGGTTGACGCGACGATCTGGCGGCCGACCGAGTTGAGTTTCTGGATGATGCAGATCGCCTGTGAACTGAATCCGCCCAACCCCTTTCGGCAGGCCACGTCCTCGCAGGCCAACCTCTTCAACAAGCATGTCGGATCGACGGCCTGGTGGGAGAGTCTGATCGCATCCGGCGCGGCGGTCGACGTCACGGGCTTCGTGACAGCCTGGGAAGCGGCCGCCCGCAGTTTCCAGGAAAAGAGCCGGGCCTTCTGGTTGTACCGCTGA
- a CDS encoding DUF2062 domain-containing protein gives MPRRTNIHRYPILKLFSAQARKRPYLWSFRQAEVSVACYAGAVMAFLPTYGFQIPLALLAAVAFRANLPVMIAIQFITNPVTIAPLYLTTLKVGEWLIQSTGLHPHGSRVGAAAYALVLGGIVCGLATGLVLDLVYRFILYEKQILIKPPADVPENKPSASGQKPDSAKS, from the coding sequence TTGCCGCGGAGGACAAACATCCATCGGTATCCCATTCTCAAGCTCTTCTCCGCCCAAGCCCGCAAGAGACCCTACCTCTGGTCATTTCGTCAGGCCGAAGTTTCCGTCGCCTGCTACGCCGGCGCGGTCATGGCCTTCCTGCCGACCTACGGGTTTCAGATTCCCCTCGCCCTGCTCGCGGCCGTCGCCTTCCGGGCCAATCTGCCGGTCATGATCGCGATCCAGTTCATCACCAACCCGGTGACGATCGCCCCGCTCTACCTGACCACCTTGAAAGTCGGCGAGTGGCTGATTCAATCCACCGGCTTGCATCCCCACGGCTCACGGGTCGGGGCAGCGGCCTATGCACTTGTGCTCGGCGGCATCGTCTGCGGTCTCGCCACCGGGTTGGTCCTCGATCTCGTCTACCGCTTCATTCTCTACGAGAAGCAGATCCTGATCAAACCACCGGCCGACGTTCCTGAAAATAAACCTTCCGCTTCCGGCCAAAAACCGGATTCTGCCAAGTCGTGA
- a CDS encoding glycerate kinase, which yields MRVLIAFDKFKDSMNADEACRLTAGAIRNRHPDWSIDSAPLTDGGDGFGRILTHSAQGELRKVTASGPFLESRQGEYGLIEIDNLPAEARTLLPGLPDSGRLALIEMASVNGLALVPGEKRNPWKTITVGTGELIRAAAESGAVGILLGVGGSATNDLGFGALSGLGLKFLQADGRPVTSPTPGNWKRIDRIEGALASDLPLIWIACDVDNPLLGERGASAVFGPQKGLTAADLPNMEAGMKRMADLLCDHLGCRRSLQAQPGAGAAGGISFGLMAATGARLVSGADLMTAWLRLKDRIEKADMVITGEGRFDHSSLEGKGPGEVVAQALARGKRTLVFAGSIEDGLRSEAGLHAISPVDLPLNVALKEAAGNLVSTVNRVV from the coding sequence GTGCGTGTGCTGATCGCTTTCGACAAGTTCAAGGACTCGATGAATGCCGACGAGGCGTGCCGCCTGACCGCCGGTGCCATCCGGAACAGGCACCCGGATTGGTCCATAGATTCGGCTCCTCTGACCGATGGTGGTGACGGCTTTGGCCGTATCCTGACGCACTCGGCCCAGGGTGAATTGCGGAAAGTCACTGCGTCCGGGCCCTTTCTGGAATCACGCCAAGGCGAATACGGTCTGATCGAGATCGATAACCTTCCCGCAGAAGCCAGGACGCTCCTGCCCGGATTGCCCGATTCCGGTCGGCTTGCCCTGATCGAGATGGCTTCGGTCAACGGTCTCGCCCTCGTTCCCGGCGAAAAGCGGAACCCTTGGAAAACAATTACCGTCGGAACCGGAGAACTGATCCGGGCCGCAGCCGAGTCGGGAGCGGTCGGGATTCTCCTCGGAGTCGGCGGCAGTGCCACCAACGATCTCGGCTTCGGCGCCCTTTCCGGCTTGGGATTGAAGTTCCTTCAAGCCGACGGTCGCCCGGTCACCTCGCCCACTCCCGGGAATTGGAAGCGGATCGACCGGATTGAGGGAGCCCTCGCATCGGACCTGCCCCTCATCTGGATTGCCTGCGACGTCGACAACCCCCTTCTCGGCGAGCGCGGAGCTTCGGCCGTTTTCGGCCCCCAGAAGGGCCTGACTGCGGCCGACCTGCCCAATATGGAAGCCGGGATGAAACGGATGGCGGATCTCCTCTGTGATCATCTGGGATGCCGAAGGTCGCTCCAGGCGCAACCCGGGGCTGGGGCCGCGGGTGGTATATCCTTCGGGCTTATGGCCGCGACCGGGGCGCGGCTGGTCTCGGGTGCCGATTTGATGACCGCCTGGCTTCGGCTGAAGGATCGGATTGAGAAGGCGGACATGGTCATCACGGGAGAAGGACGATTCGACCACAGTTCGCTCGAGGGCAAAGGTCCCGGGGAGGTTGTGGCACAGGCTCTGGCACGCGGAAAACGGACCCTCGTTTTTGCCGGAAGCATCGAGGATGGGCTGCGGAGCGAGGCAGGACTCCACGCCATTTCCCCGGTCGATCTGCCCTTGAACGTCGCGCTGAAGGAAGCGGCCGGCAATCTCGTTTCCACCGTCAACCGGGTCGTTTGA
- a CDS encoding DUF4038 domain-containing protein — MTLSVPTDGEETRFDVHGRVQVSDNRRHLQHEDGTPFFWLADTAWNGPLLASEEDWDLYLKDRATKGFTAIQFVAHAPWRAAEKDADGRTAWLGRTDPTINPAFYDRVEKFVKAINDHNMLAAPILMWTCTPDDPGQYLSEEAIIPIVRYEIERLKKYQVLWILAGDGNYVDELGAKWRRIGRQIFPPTRDKTPVAMHLCGMNLPYKELSTEPWLDIWGYQSGHGDDNATLAWIHSGPVAFSWPEDTRRAFINFEPPYEGHRAYQSGEPHSDFSVRRAAYWSLLNAPTAGVTYGAQGIWSWQTEAGEPLNHEGTGIAPPWHEALQLPGSSQMGILAGIFNEIRWWQLRPNGDLLRDQPGMLDPRAYISTAQTPNESAVVLYLPLGGRVALNSTLANRTGTRFDPRKGDRQLVTVDANADLDTPADQDWVVVLD, encoded by the coding sequence ATGACTCTTTCAGTCCCAACCGACGGGGAGGAGACTCGGTTTGACGTCCATGGCCGGGTTCAGGTTTCGGATAACCGGCGTCACCTGCAGCATGAGGACGGCACCCCGTTCTTCTGGCTGGCGGACACCGCTTGGAATGGGCCGCTCCTCGCCAGTGAGGAAGACTGGGACCTCTACCTCAAGGACCGCGCGACCAAAGGGTTTACCGCGATTCAGTTCGTCGCGCACGCTCCCTGGCGCGCCGCAGAAAAGGACGCGGACGGCCGGACCGCCTGGCTCGGGCGGACGGATCCCACCATCAATCCGGCGTTCTACGACCGTGTTGAGAAATTCGTCAAAGCAATCAACGACCACAACATGCTGGCGGCGCCGATCCTCATGTGGACCTGCACCCCGGACGATCCCGGCCAGTATCTCAGTGAAGAAGCCATCATTCCGATTGTCCGGTATGAGATCGAGCGTCTCAAGAAATACCAGGTGCTTTGGATTCTGGCCGGTGACGGCAACTACGTCGACGAACTCGGAGCCAAATGGCGCCGGATCGGTCGGCAGATATTCCCGCCCACCCGCGACAAGACCCCGGTCGCCATGCACCTCTGCGGGATGAACCTTCCCTACAAGGAACTCTCGACCGAACCCTGGCTGGATATCTGGGGCTACCAGAGCGGACACGGCGATGACAATGCAACCCTCGCGTGGATCCATTCGGGCCCGGTTGCCTTCTCTTGGCCTGAGGATACCCGGCGGGCTTTCATCAATTTCGAGCCGCCCTACGAGGGCCATCGCGCCTACCAATCCGGCGAACCGCACTCGGACTTCAGCGTTCGACGGGCGGCCTACTGGAGCCTGCTCAATGCGCCGACTGCGGGCGTGACCTACGGGGCCCAGGGCATCTGGAGTTGGCAGACCGAGGCGGGGGAACCACTCAATCACGAGGGCACGGGCATCGCCCCGCCCTGGCATGAGGCCCTGCAGCTTCCGGGCAGCAGCCAGATGGGCATTCTGGCCGGCATCTTCAATGAAATCCGTTGGTGGCAACTTCGGCCCAACGGTGATCTCCTGCGGGACCAGCCGGGAATGCTCGATCCCAGGGCCTACATTTCAACAGCACAGACTCCGAACGAATCCGCCGTTGTGCTCTACCTGCCGCTCGGTGGTCGGGTCGCGCTGAACTCCACCCTGGCAAACCGGACCGGGACACGGTTCGACCCCCGAAAAGGTGACCGGCAGCTGGTCACCGTCGATGCCAATGCCGACCTCGATACGCCGGCGGATCAGGACTGGGTGGTTGTTTTGGATTAA